One genomic window of Candidatus Methylomirabilis lanthanidiphila includes the following:
- the pgk/tpi gene encoding Bifunctional PGK/TIM has translation MAKLCIDDLQLQGQRLLMRVDFNVPIDEQGAITDDTRIRGALPTISYAVQHGAKVLLISHLGRPKGGPNPKYSLGPAAGRLTALLGRPVEMAEDCVGPQVKARIDRMESGDVLMLENCRFHPEEEKNDEAFSKALAELCDLYVNDAFGTAHRAHASTVGVTRFVKSSACGFLMQKELKQLGALLDHPARPFIAILGGAKVSDKIGVLANLLPKVDGFLIGGGMAYTFLKAQGQEVGGSRVEADGLKVAQETMEQAGRSNVAIHLPSDHVIAERIDANATTRTVDGAIPTGFMGLDIGSATVGRFVREIERAKTILWNGPMGVFELLPFQAGTFALAKAVATSGAHSVIGGGDTAAAVVQAGVADRMTHISTGGGASLEFLEGKELPGIAALTDKN, from the coding sequence ATGGCTAAACTCTGTATTGATGACCTGCAGCTTCAGGGGCAGCGACTTTTGATGCGTGTTGATTTTAACGTCCCGATCGATGAGCAAGGGGCGATCACCGACGATACGCGCATCCGCGGCGCCCTTCCGACGATCAGCTACGCGGTCCAACATGGCGCGAAGGTCTTACTCATCTCCCACCTCGGCCGGCCCAAGGGCGGACCCAACCCGAAGTACAGTCTCGGGCCGGCGGCTGGACGGCTGACCGCATTGCTGGGCCGTCCGGTCGAGATGGCCGAGGATTGTGTGGGACCGCAGGTGAAGGCCAGGATCGACAGGATGGAGTCTGGGGATGTGCTGATGTTGGAGAACTGCCGCTTTCATCCGGAAGAAGAAAAGAACGATGAGGCGTTCTCCAAGGCACTGGCCGAGCTGTGTGATCTGTACGTCAACGACGCCTTCGGCACGGCCCACCGCGCCCATGCCTCCACCGTTGGCGTGACACGATTCGTGAAGTCCTCGGCGTGCGGTTTTCTGATGCAGAAGGAGCTCAAACAGCTTGGCGCGCTGCTCGATCATCCTGCGCGCCCTTTCATCGCCATCCTTGGCGGCGCGAAGGTGTCGGATAAGATCGGTGTGTTGGCCAATCTGTTGCCGAAGGTGGATGGTTTCCTGATCGGTGGCGGCATGGCTTACACCTTCCTGAAGGCTCAAGGGCAGGAGGTCGGAGGCTCTCGAGTAGAGGCCGATGGGCTGAAGGTGGCGCAGGAGACGATGGAGCAGGCCGGTCGTTCGAATGTGGCGATCCATCTGCCAAGCGACCACGTGATTGCCGAGCGGATCGACGCGAACGCGACGACTAGGACCGTCGATGGGGCTATCCCGACCGGTTTCATGGGGCTTGACATCGGTTCCGCGACGGTCGGCCGTTTCGTACGCGAAATCGAGCGAGCCAAGACGATCCTATGGAATGGGCCGATGGGTGTCTTTGAGTTGTTGCCTTTCCAGGCGGGAACGTTTGCCCTAGCCAAAGCGGTCGCGACCTCGGGCGCGCATTCAGTGATCGGGGGCGGGGATACGGCGGCTGCCGTCGTTCAAGCGGGAGTCGCCGATCGGATGACCCACATCTCGACGGGAGGAGGCGCATCCCTGGAGTTTTTGG